The Bacteroidota bacterium genome includes a region encoding these proteins:
- a CDS encoding Cache 3/Cache 2 fusion domain-containing protein, which produces MGRFKSIIPLKLRLFFPIAFIIIFIIAVATLLFINSSIKTFNLQIENNLELEVKTITKMFERERQLKLEKVKTNLKVAHSLFYNETFKITGDKISVHAINQENGSVHNALINKWLLNGELLNNNFVFVDSIKNLLGGTATIFQKIDSGYIRVSTNVQNADGVRAVNSYIPNSSPVVQAIEKGETYFGRAFVVNDWYITAYEPIVIKNQIVGILYVGDREKDLPKLREILYSLKIGKTGYPFVFDRSGLMLIHPSIEGENWKDSTLFVKSQDPNQKIIRYNFLGKEKIAAKNYYEDFEIYILASIEAERENGNFIRNTILTSSLIAIIIIIILLSFLYFLTADRIYKYFVQLDISNKKLIYAREALKQSEDRFQKLFNSTGDDIFVTDTNENIVEVNQASCNTLGYTREELLSKKMSEIKSQKYATLVSENRKKIYELGTYTFESEHMAKDGKIIPVEATSRVLDYNNEKLILSVVRNIGTRKETEREILSTVIRTEERERERFAKDMHDSVGPLLSTIKLYVNELKSPNLETEERTDFVNQTNEILDEAIISIRTISNNLMPRVIHKYGLIKALESFCDKVNKTNKINIQLESKHISDRLDQNLELILFRVITELITNTLKHANAKNINIELEKSRNKIIMSFKDDGIGFDIDKIMNSEHLGMGLKNIISRIKSINGDYHFISFPDNGFQIRVNIDL; this is translated from the coding sequence ATGGGAAGGTTCAAATCAATTATACCTCTTAAGTTAAGGCTTTTCTTTCCAATTGCTTTCATTATCATATTTATTATCGCAGTGGCTACTTTGCTATTCATCAATAGCTCAATCAAAACATTCAATCTGCAAATTGAAAACAATTTAGAATTGGAAGTGAAAACCATTACTAAAATGTTTGAACGGGAAAGGCAATTAAAGCTGGAAAAGGTAAAAACCAATTTAAAAGTGGCGCATAGCCTTTTTTATAATGAAACCTTTAAAATTACCGGTGATAAGATAAGTGTTCATGCAATAAATCAGGAAAACGGTTCAGTGCATAATGCACTTATTAATAAGTGGTTATTGAATGGAGAATTGCTCAATAATAATTTTGTATTTGTTGATAGCATTAAAAATTTACTCGGAGGCACGGCGACTATCTTTCAAAAAATCGATAGTGGTTATATCAGGGTATCTACCAATGTTCAAAATGCAGATGGTGTCAGAGCTGTAAATTCTTATATCCCTAATTCATCGCCTGTGGTTCAGGCAATAGAAAAAGGCGAGACCTATTTTGGTCGTGCTTTTGTGGTTAATGATTGGTATATTACTGCCTATGAACCGATTGTTATAAAAAATCAAATAGTTGGGATTTTATATGTTGGCGACAGGGAAAAAGATCTGCCAAAATTAAGAGAAATCCTTTATAGTTTGAAAATTGGAAAAACAGGCTATCCATTTGTTTTTGACAGGAGTGGATTGATGTTGATACATCCATCTATTGAAGGTGAGAATTGGAAGGATAGTACGTTGTTCGTTAAAAGTCAGGATCCCAATCAAAAAATTATCCGATACAACTTTCTGGGAAAAGAAAAGATTGCCGCTAAAAATTATTATGAAGATTTTGAGATTTATATTTTAGCCTCAATCGAAGCTGAAAGGGAAAACGGGAATTTTATCCGTAATACCATCCTCACCTCTTCGCTTATAGCAATCATAATCATCATCATTTTGCTGTCGTTTTTATATTTTCTTACGGCTGATCGTATTTATAAATACTTTGTTCAATTAGATATTTCCAATAAAAAGCTTATTTATGCCAGGGAAGCATTAAAGCAGTCGGAGGATCGGTTTCAAAAGTTGTTTAATAGTACCGGAGACGATATTTTTGTGACCGACACGAATGAAAATATTGTTGAAGTAAATCAGGCAAGTTGCAATACATTAGGATATACCCGTGAAGAATTACTTTCTAAAAAAATGAGTGAGATCAAATCTCAAAAGTATGCAACATTGGTATCAGAAAACCGAAAAAAGATATATGAACTTGGAACATATACCTTTGAGTCGGAACATATGGCAAAGGATGGTAAGATCATTCCTGTTGAGGCGACTTCAAGGGTTTTAGATTATAACAATGAAAAATTGATTTTGAGTGTAGTCCGAAATATTGGAACTCGAAAAGAAACCGAAAGGGAAATATTAAGTACGGTTATCCGAACTGAGGAACGGGAGCGGGAAAGATTTGCAAAGGACATGCACGATAGTGTCGGACCGCTTTTATCAACCATAAAATTGTACGTAAATGAATTAAAATCACCAAACCTCGAAACTGAAGAACGTACTGATTTTGTTAATCAAACCAATGAGATTCTGGATGAAGCGATCATTTCAATTCGCACCATATCCAATAACCTTATGCCTCGGGTAATTCATAAATATGGGTTGATTAAGGCACTCGAGTCTTTTTGTGATAAAGTAAATAAAACGAATAAAATCAATATTCAATTAGAGTCAAAACACATTTCCGATCGATTAGATCAAAATTTAGAACTTATCTTATTTAGGGTAATTACAGAACTTATTACCAATACACTAAAGCATGCAAATGCTAAAAATATCAATATTGAATTGGAGAAAAGCCGTAATAAAATTATCATGAGTTTTAAAGATGACGGGATTGGTTTTGATATTGATAAAATTATGAATTCGGAACATTTAGGAATGGGACTCAAAAATATTATCAGCCGCATTAAATCGATCAATGGCGACTATCATTTTATAAGCTTTCCGGATAATGGATTTCAAATTAGGGTTAATATAGATTTATAA
- a CDS encoding response regulator transcription factor — MNETVKVFVVDDHEIFRNGLKMVLGKLKYTKVIAEASNGADFLNLLKENEPDIVLMDIEMPIMNGIDATINALKIKPDLKIIALTMFNEDEYIQSMIDAGVKGFLIKNINKETLDKAIQTVLNGGNYYSEELFDFFTKQIVKDDKPKSDVVKLTRREKEILQLVCEGLSNQEIADILFVSERTIVGHKSNLLSKMGCKNTIGMMSYAIKNKLVVL; from the coding sequence ATGAATGAAACTGTTAAAGTATTTGTAGTTGACGATCACGAAATTTTTCGGAACGGATTAAAAATGGTGCTTGGCAAACTGAAGTATACCAAGGTGATTGCCGAAGCTTCGAATGGTGCAGATTTTCTGAACTTGCTTAAAGAAAATGAGCCGGATATCGTTTTAATGGACATCGAAATGCCTATCATGAATGGCATTGATGCAACAATTAATGCATTGAAAATTAAGCCTGATTTGAAAATTATTGCACTTACCATGTTTAATGAAGATGAATACATCCAAAGTATGATCGATGCTGGTGTTAAAGGTTTTTTGATTAAAAACATCAATAAGGAAACCCTTGATAAGGCCATACAAACAGTGTTAAATGGTGGGAACTATTACTCCGAAGAATTGTTTGATTTCTTTACTAAACAAATTGTAAAAGACGATAAGCCAAAATCTGATGTTGTTAAACTTACCCGTCGCGAAAAAGAAATATTACAATTGGTTTGTGAGGGTTTGAGCAATCAGGAAATTGCTGATATTTTATTTGTGAGTGAACGTACCATCGTTGGACATAAATCAAACCTGCTTTCAAAAATGGGCTGTAAAAACACGATTGGCATGATGTCGTACGCTATAAAAAATAAGCTGGTCGTACTATAA
- a CDS encoding GNAT family N-acetyltransferase, with product MTVILRRSEINDLDLLDNIEKACFKKFQQSSRRNLHHSLTSPFQEVWIAEIKNGKGNNEVGALILHLRSHTLRIYSLAVLPAFQGKGIGRKLLTHACNIALAKGCVKVSLEAHSKDERLIGWYKRFGFKPKDIQKDYYSKGEDAVRMIFTLSRPKVRSTISNLIVVDRTSDWKLKLDGVRIVSSKSYIADPEFQTNMKLRVFNLSNSYRYQSLGYYVSLLASARDHRAIPSVTTMRDFKNLSVIRSIANDIDEIVQAALAKVNEKEFSLKIYFGQTTESAFKILGYKLYQLFESPILEVSFVKTDKWLIKKISPLSLEKIKDVEHEQIQSFANTYFSKKRFQKPRLKHYKYDLAILINPNEPNPPSCPLALKSFKEAANKIGFYVDFITKDDYHDICEYDALFIRETTSVNDHTYQFSRRAYAEGLVVIDDPWSILRCANKVYLNERMKQNKIATPRTEMLTKGVFNLANAELFTFPLVLKQPDSAFSLGVTKVTNAAEMVESVQKLFQKSDLIIAQEFLYSEFDWRIGILDQVPLFACKYFMAKDHWQIYNWKASKDEGTGEAETVSISMVPENVLKVALKAAALMGDGLYGVDLKEVGDKVYVIEVNDNPNIDADIEDFVLKDELYTKVMQTIFNRIEDSRNTKRLVAVELT from the coding sequence ATGACTGTAATTCTCAGAAGATCAGAGATAAATGATCTTGATTTACTTGATAATATCGAAAAAGCCTGTTTTAAAAAGTTTCAACAAAGCTCCCGACGAAATCTTCACCATAGTTTGACCAGTCCGTTTCAGGAAGTATGGATAGCTGAGATAAAAAATGGAAAAGGTAATAATGAAGTAGGGGCATTGATACTTCATTTGCGTTCACATACATTAAGAATATACTCGCTTGCAGTTCTTCCTGCTTTTCAAGGAAAGGGAATAGGTCGGAAATTATTGACCCATGCCTGCAATATTGCACTGGCAAAGGGTTGTGTCAAGGTTTCTTTAGAAGCTCATTCTAAAGACGAAAGGCTGATTGGATGGTACAAACGTTTTGGTTTTAAACCTAAAGATATTCAGAAAGATTACTATTCGAAAGGCGAGGATGCAGTTCGAATGATTTTTACTTTGTCAAGACCTAAAGTTCGATCTACAATTTCAAATTTAATTGTTGTTGATAGAACTTCCGATTGGAAGCTAAAACTTGATGGCGTAAGGATCGTGTCTTCAAAGAGTTATATTGCCGACCCTGAATTTCAAACGAACATGAAATTAAGGGTATTCAATCTTAGCAATTCATATCGCTATCAAAGCCTCGGGTATTATGTTTCACTACTTGCTTCGGCCCGCGATCATAGGGCTATTCCCAGTGTTACTACAATGCGCGATTTTAAGAATCTATCGGTTATACGATCCATAGCAAATGATATTGATGAAATAGTACAGGCAGCTTTAGCAAAAGTAAATGAGAAAGAGTTTAGCTTAAAAATCTATTTTGGACAAACTACTGAATCTGCTTTTAAAATATTAGGGTATAAATTGTATCAGTTATTTGAGTCACCAATTTTGGAAGTGAGTTTTGTTAAAACTGATAAGTGGTTGATTAAAAAAATATCCCCTTTAAGTCTGGAAAAAATAAAAGATGTTGAACATGAACAAATTCAATCTTTTGCGAATACATACTTCTCAAAAAAAAGATTTCAAAAACCCCGGTTGAAACATTATAAATATGATTTGGCCATTCTTATCAATCCGAATGAACCGAATCCTCCATCATGTCCATTAGCTTTGAAATCGTTTAAAGAAGCTGCCAATAAAATCGGTTTTTATGTCGATTTTATTACAAAGGATGATTATCATGATATTTGTGAATATGATGCACTTTTTATTCGTGAAACTACAAGCGTAAATGATCATACTTATCAGTTTTCACGCCGTGCATATGCTGAAGGATTGGTTGTGATCGACGATCCATGGTCAATATTACGCTGTGCCAATAAGGTATACTTGAATGAAAGGATGAAGCAGAATAAAATTGCCACTCCTCGAACAGAAATGTTAACAAAAGGAGTTTTTAATTTGGCAAATGCCGAATTATTTACTTTCCCTTTGGTACTGAAACAGCCTGATAGTGCATTTTCACTGGGAGTTACCAAAGTAACCAATGCGGCAGAGATGGTTGAATCTGTGCAAAAATTATTTCAGAAGTCGGATTTAATTATAGCACAAGAATTCCTTTATTCTGAATTCGATTGGCGAATCGGCATTTTAGATCAAGTGCCATTGTTCGCCTGTAAATATTTTATGGCCAAAGATCATTGGCAGATCTATAATTGGAAAGCATCAAAAGATGAGGGTACAGGAGAAGCCGAAACTGTCTCAATTTCAATGGTACCTGAAAACGTATTGAAGGTTGCTTTAAAGGCAGCCGCCTTAATGGGCGATGGATTGTATGGGGTTGACTTGAAGGAAGTAGGGGATAAGGTTTATGTCATCGAAGTAAATGATAATCCAAATATAGATGCAGATATTGAAGACTTTGTTTTAAAAGATGAACTCTACACAAAAGTAATGCAAACTATTTTTAATCGAATAGAAGATTCGAGAAATACCAAGCGACTCGTAGCTGTTGAGTTAACATAA
- a CDS encoding DUF134 domain-containing protein, translating into MPRTKCKRYIETEPFVTYYKPTGIPLRTITEVTLELDELEAIRLADLEGLYQDKAAEKMMVSRQTFGRIISGAHQKIAEALIHGKAIKINHQNNT; encoded by the coding sequence ATGCCCAGAACAAAGTGCAAGCGATACATTGAAACTGAGCCATTTGTTACTTATTACAAACCGACAGGGATACCTTTACGAACAATCACTGAAGTTACTCTCGAGCTTGATGAATTGGAAGCCATTCGATTAGCAGATTTGGAAGGTTTATATCAGGATAAAGCAGCTGAAAAAATGATGGTGAGCCGACAAACATTTGGACGAATAATTAGCGGTGCCCATCAAAAAATTGCAGAAGCACTAATTCATGGAAAGGCTATTAAAATTAATCATCAAAACAATACTTAA
- a CDS encoding DUF5320 family protein: MAHLDHKGPENKGPKTGRKLGKCKKDEENEFEFGVGKGMKRKAEDNSEGKGKRLKSGKMFNK; the protein is encoded by the coding sequence ATGGCACATCTGGATCATAAGGGCCCTGAAAATAAAGGTCCTAAAACAGGAAGAAAACTTGGGAAATGTAAAAAGGATGAAGAAAACGAATTTGAATTTGGTGTTGGTAAGGGAATGAAAAGAAAAGCAGAAGATAATAGTGAAGGAAAAGGGAAAAGACTGAAAAGTGGAAAAATGTTTAACAAATAA
- a CDS encoding NifB/NifX family molybdenum-iron cluster-binding protein, translating to MKKIAVPTRNDIVDAHFGHCEYYSIFTVNEKSEIIDKELYAAPQGCGCKSNIAPLLAEKGVYLMLAGNMGVGAVNVLQSSNIEVLRGCEGKVDEVVSSYLSGMLSDSGKSCAHHAHHGSDDHQCEHH from the coding sequence ATGAAAAAAATTGCAGTTCCAACCAGAAATGACATTGTTGATGCACACTTTGGTCATTGTGAGTATTATTCAATTTTCACAGTAAATGAAAAAAGCGAAATTATTGATAAAGAATTATATGCCGCTCCACAGGGTTGTGGATGTAAATCGAATATTGCACCTTTACTTGCAGAAAAAGGAGTATATTTAATGTTGGCCGGTAATATGGGGGTGGGGGCAGTTAATGTGCTTCAATCATCTAATATAGAGGTATTAAGAGGTTGTGAAGGGAAAGTGGATGAAGTTGTAAGTAGTTATTTGAGTGGTATGCTTAGCGATAGTGGCAAAAGTTGTGCGCATCATGCACATCATGGATCGGACGATCATCAGTGTGAACATCACTAA
- a CDS encoding CGGC domain-containing protein, translated as MKVGIIICDRYQTCGGGKCFRSVQNREGAFSIYSKDEPLEVVGYSTCGGCPGGNVEYVPEEMIKNGADAIHLATGLVVGYPPCPYINDFKHFIEVKYKTKVVLGTHPIPLKYKNVHEKLEMWGNCNMSECAGHLLSESEEMMESYN; from the coding sequence ATGAAAGTTGGCATTATTATTTGCGATCGCTACCAGACATGTGGGGGCGGTAAATGTTTTAGATCAGTACAAAACCGAGAAGGTGCATTTTCAATCTATTCAAAGGATGAGCCATTGGAAGTGGTCGGATATTCGACATGTGGCGGTTGTCCGGGCGGTAATGTGGAATATGTTCCCGAAGAAATGATCAAAAATGGGGCTGATGCTATCCATCTTGCAACCGGTTTGGTTGTTGGATATCCACCTTGTCCTTATATCAACGATTTCAAACATTTTATTGAGGTAAAATATAAAACAAAAGTTGTACTTGGCACCCATCCAATTCCTTTGAAATATAAAAATGTTCATGAAAAGCTTGAAATGTGGGGGAATTGCAATATGTCGGAATGTGCAGGACATTTATTGTCGGAAAGTGAGGAAATGATGGAGTCCTATAATTAG
- a CDS encoding DMT family transporter: MPIKPQLKGYAFALLATIGGSTVYIFSKAAFNQISLAQFGVYWFAMAIVWNTLFTLRSAEHRQFHILTPKTIKVLILIGFIEIIATGTFYAAISVSVNPAIPSFLRNMEYIFVTLMGVILLKERFTFIEVLGILLTIIGVLVISYHKDVSVESYFKSSAGLMLISTIFYGVRTITVKLHIQNITPTILAISRAIFLLIAALIMLEILGQGFAIPTKALINITIGSFLGPFLTSLSQYNALKYLEASRSAIIQSTTALFVLIGAYLFFGRFPMGYQLVGGAIAIAGPMILIMGKKINFNRNHIQRVRT, translated from the coding sequence ATGCCCATAAAACCCCAACTTAAGGGATATGCCTTTGCATTACTAGCTACCATTGGTGGTTCAACTGTTTACATATTTAGCAAAGCAGCTTTTAATCAAATCAGTTTGGCTCAATTTGGCGTTTACTGGTTTGCAATGGCCATTGTTTGGAATACCTTATTTACCCTTCGCTCAGCCGAGCACCGTCAGTTTCATATACTTACACCTAAAACGATCAAGGTACTGATCCTGATAGGCTTTATTGAAATTATTGCAACCGGTACATTTTATGCAGCAATCTCAGTCTCTGTAAATCCCGCAATTCCATCATTCCTCCGGAATATGGAGTATATTTTTGTCACCCTTATGGGGGTCATTCTATTAAAAGAACGATTTACATTTATCGAAGTGTTGGGTATTTTGCTTACAATAATTGGAGTACTGGTCATCAGTTATCATAAAGACGTTTCGGTTGAGTCGTATTTTAAAAGTAGCGCAGGGTTAATGCTCATTTCAACAATTTTTTATGGGGTACGAACCATTACAGTAAAACTGCATATTCAAAATATTACACCTACCATTTTAGCCATAAGCCGTGCCATTTTTTTATTAATTGCAGCCCTGATCATGTTGGAAATTTTAGGACAGGGCTTTGCGATACCAACTAAAGCATTGATTAATATAACGATTGGATCTTTCCTCGGACCATTCCTAACTTCTTTAAGCCAATATAATGCCCTCAAATATCTTGAGGCTTCTCGATCAGCAATAATACAAAGTACTACAGCACTTTTTGTCCTTATAGGTGCTTATTTATTCTTTGGAAGATTTCCAATGGGGTATCAACTGGTAGGTGGCGCCATTGCCATTGCAGGCCCTATGATCTTGATTATGGGTAAGAAAATCAACTTCAACCGGAATCACATACAAAGAGTTAGAACATAG
- a CDS encoding carbohydrate binding family 9 domain-containing protein codes for MRKAFFLIVFALISYVTFGQDLIKKKYNATFIQNPPVIDGILNDEAWKLGVWLDDFTQHEPYNAEPATQKTEFKILFDKDNLYLGMKAFDTSPDSIVQRLTRRDNPDGDFMGIAFDSYHDLRTAFMFAVTASGVKFDQMLTEDGDNEDESWNANWWVKVNLVEDGWIAEFKIPFSQLRFEKESDGVWGLQVFRQTYRHYELDFWQHVPKDANGLVHLFGELGGLETIKPRKIFDITPYGVAKLESYEADSENPFADGKGGDANGGIDAKIGVTNNLTLDLTINPDFGQVEADPSEVNLSAYETYFSEKRPFFIEGANITSFGIGIGDGGVGNDNLFYSRRIGRRPRLYPDINDNEYAKVPLFTPIISAAKLTGKTSNGLSIGVIESVTAEVRAEIDNNGFRRFEKVEPLTNYFLGRIQKDSDNGNTIIGGMVTSTIRELDEITEENYHKSALTGGIDFTKYYKNKSWMFNISAAISQVNGTKEAITTTQESSARYYQRSDNNYTNYDPDKTSLMGSGGRIQVFRQKGHWSHLAVVLWKTPGFELNDMGYLRQADQLFAMYWGQYRVWEPKGIYRNWNISSDLYNIWDFGGNLLGHGFELNANMNLKNFWNVWGHMNINTNGISNTVLRGGPRMRSQGDFQVQISVNSDERKKLSVHLYSRLSNGFELSSNGFSFETGLTYKPINNLTVSVNPSYSKSYRELQYIDHLTYNNNDRYIFAGLNQTTISASIRLSYNLTPDLTLQYWGQPFFANGKYKDYKVITDPMNSNYSNRFHVFNSNQISGLINDTYEIDESADGVVDYTIKKPDFNVQEFLSNLVIRWEYNPGSSVYLVWNQTRSGYNDNSDSNFNNSFHDLFAGKPHNIFLVKFSYRIGI; via the coding sequence ATGAGAAAGGCATTTTTTTTAATTGTATTCGCTTTAATAAGCTATGTAACATTTGGGCAAGATTTAATCAAAAAGAAGTACAATGCTACATTCATACAAAATCCTCCGGTAATAGACGGGATATTAAACGATGAAGCATGGAAACTTGGAGTGTGGCTCGATGATTTTACACAACATGAACCATACAATGCTGAGCCGGCAACTCAAAAAACAGAATTCAAAATATTATTCGACAAGGACAATTTATATTTGGGGATGAAAGCCTTCGACACGAGCCCTGACAGCATTGTCCAACGACTTACACGACGTGATAATCCTGACGGTGATTTTATGGGAATTGCTTTCGATAGTTATCATGATTTGCGTACTGCTTTTATGTTTGCAGTCACAGCAAGTGGTGTTAAATTTGATCAAATGCTGACAGAAGATGGAGATAATGAAGATGAATCATGGAATGCAAATTGGTGGGTTAAAGTCAATTTAGTTGAAGACGGTTGGATCGCTGAATTTAAAATTCCTTTTAGTCAATTACGATTTGAGAAAGAGTCAGACGGGGTATGGGGTCTGCAGGTTTTTCGACAAACCTATCGTCACTATGAACTCGATTTCTGGCAGCATGTTCCTAAAGATGCTAATGGATTGGTGCATCTGTTTGGAGAGCTCGGTGGCCTGGAAACCATCAAACCACGTAAAATATTTGATATCACCCCATACGGAGTTGCAAAGCTGGAAAGCTATGAAGCCGATTCAGAAAACCCTTTTGCAGATGGCAAAGGCGGAGACGCTAACGGGGGTATTGATGCCAAAATCGGGGTCACAAATAATCTAACACTGGACCTAACCATTAACCCTGATTTTGGACAAGTCGAAGCAGATCCTTCAGAAGTAAACTTAAGTGCTTATGAAACTTATTTTAGTGAAAAAAGACCCTTCTTTATTGAAGGTGCCAACATTACCTCCTTCGGAATTGGTATAGGAGACGGAGGTGTAGGTAACGATAACCTTTTTTATTCCAGGCGAATTGGCCGAAGACCTAGGCTTTATCCTGATATAAATGACAATGAATACGCCAAAGTACCGCTTTTCACACCGATTATCAGTGCAGCAAAACTAACTGGTAAAACCAGTAATGGATTATCTATTGGGGTAATAGAAAGTGTTACTGCCGAAGTTAGAGCTGAGATTGATAACAATGGTTTTAGAAGATTTGAAAAAGTAGAGCCCTTAACAAATTATTTTCTCGGCAGAATTCAAAAGGATTCGGACAATGGAAACACTATTATTGGCGGAATGGTAACAAGTACAATAAGGGAATTGGATGAGATAACAGAAGAAAATTATCATAAATCAGCGCTTACCGGTGGCATTGATTTTACAAAATATTATAAAAATAAAAGTTGGATGTTCAATATTAGTGCAGCTATTAGCCAGGTAAACGGAACCAAAGAAGCGATCACTACCACACAGGAATCATCAGCCAGATACTATCAAAGATCTGATAATAATTACACCAATTATGATCCCGACAAAACCTCTTTAATGGGCTCCGGCGGACGAATACAAGTATTCAGACAAAAAGGACATTGGTCGCATTTGGCAGTTGTTCTGTGGAAAACACCGGGCTTTGAATTGAACGATATGGGTTATCTCCGTCAGGCAGATCAGTTATTCGCGATGTACTGGGGGCAATATCGCGTTTGGGAACCAAAAGGAATTTACCGCAATTGGAATATCAGTTCAGATCTTTATAATATATGGGATTTTGGAGGAAATTTATTAGGACATGGATTTGAATTGAATGCCAACATGAACCTAAAAAACTTCTGGAATGTTTGGGGTCATATGAATATAAATACTAATGGAATTTCAAATACAGTTTTACGTGGTGGTCCCAGGATGCGCTCTCAAGGTGATTTTCAGGTTCAGATTAGTGTAAATTCTGATGAACGAAAAAAATTATCTGTTCATCTTTATTCCAGACTTTCAAATGGATTTGAGCTGAGTTCAAATGGTTTTTCATTCGAAACCGGGCTAACCTATAAACCGATAAATAATTTAACCGTTTCCGTGAATCCTTCGTATTCTAAATCATATAGGGAATTACAATATATTGATCATTTGACATATAACAATAACGATCGATATATTTTTGCGGGTTTAAATCAAACTACCATCAGTGCATCAATTCGCTTAAGTTACAATTTGACTCCCGATTTAACCTTACAGTATTGGGGTCAGCCATTTTTTGCCAACGGAAAATACAAAGATTACAAAGTGATCACAGATCCAATGAATTCGAACTACAGCAATAGGTTCCATGTCTTTAATTCCAATCAAATCAGTGGCCTTATCAATGACACATATGAAATTGATGAATCGGCTGATGGTGTTGTTGATTATACAATTAAAAAACCTGATTTTAATGTACAGGAATTTTTATCAAATCTGGTTATCCGATGGGAATATAATCCGGGTTCTTCGGTTTATCTGGTTTGGAATCAAACACGATCAGGCTATAATGATAATTCCGATTCAAACTTCAATAATAGTTTCCATGATTTGTTTGCTGGGAAACCACACAACATATTTTTGGTGAAATTTAGCTATAGAATAGGTATTTAA
- a CDS encoding 4Fe-4S dicluster domain-containing protein: MSINRRNFFKFLSLTGLTLAVGKESVAQSDKSQEVDFLSILYDSTRCVGCQSCEFACAEAHDLPEPVGSPEPGIIRKLDETNRCVINCYNTSKGEIYVKQQCMHCNEPACSSACLTNAMHKTKEGPVIWRDNKCMGCRYCMISCPFDIPKFEFYSVNPKIQKCNMCFDRLEEAKIPACVENCPAEALVFGTRRELIKEARKRIVEDPDTYVDQIYGEHEAGGTGSLYLSSVPFNELGFRTNLHKTSYPELSKGFLYSVPTIFVLWPALLLGINEATKNNHVKEDENE, encoded by the coding sequence ATGAGTATTAATCGAAGAAATTTTTTTAAGTTCCTTAGCCTAACAGGACTAACTCTAGCTGTTGGAAAGGAATCTGTTGCCCAATCTGATAAGAGCCAGGAAGTAGATTTCTTAAGCATCCTATACGATTCAACCCGCTGTGTAGGATGTCAAAGTTGTGAATTTGCCTGTGCCGAAGCGCATGATTTACCTGAGCCTGTGGGTTCACCTGAACCCGGTATAATCCGTAAACTTGATGAGACCAATCGGTGTGTGATTAATTGTTACAACACTTCGAAAGGGGAGATATATGTAAAACAACAATGCATGCATTGCAACGAGCCGGCTTGTTCTTCAGCTTGCCTCACAAATGCCATGCATAAAACAAAGGAAGGCCCGGTGATCTGGAGAGACAATAAGTGTATGGGATGCCGGTATTGCATGATATCCTGTCCATTTGATATTCCTAAATTTGAATTCTATAGCGTAAATCCAAAAATCCAGAAATGCAATATGTGTTTCGACAGGCTCGAAGAAGCTAAAATACCGGCCTGTGTCGAAAATTGTCCTGCTGAAGCGTTAGTTTTTGGAACGAGAAGAGAATTGATAAAGGAAGCCAGAAAAAGAATAGTTGAAGATCCGGATACATATGTAGATCAAATTTATGGCGAACATGAAGCCGGTGGCACTGGCAGCCTGTATTTATCATCTGTGCCATTTAACGAACTGGGATTTAGAACGAACCTTCACAAAACCTCTTACCCTGAATTGTCCAAGGGATTTCTTTATAGTGTACCAACCATATTTGTCCTTTGGCCCGCACTATTATTAGGAATAAATGAAGCCACTAAAAATAATCACGTAAAAGAAGACGAAAATGAGTAA